Within the Beduinella massiliensis genome, the region CCGCTGCAGCTTCATGTGCATGCCGTCCGGGCCAAGCTGCGCGCAGCGGAGTACCCCCCCCCCCCACTTCCGAGGGAGATCACGTTCCCGGACGAATCGATGATGCCCACGTACGCGCCCGACAGCCATTCGTTCTGCGTTACCTGCCGGTTCAGGTTCTCCATGCTCAGCTCCACGCCCAGCACGGCGCTGTGCGAGGAAGCCGCGCCCACCGGCAGGCTGTAGAACAGGAACGCCCTGTTCAGCGCGCTGTCCGCCTGCGCGGTGATCGTCTCATACTTCCGGAAAAACGGCTGTTCATGCATCTGCCGCCACGCATCCAGCGTCAGCGTCTGTCCGTCTCCGAAGTGCTTTTGAAAATACTCTTCCGCCGAATACTTGCCCTCCGGGGTGAGCACGTAATCGCCCTTCAACAGGTAGATGTACAGGCCGCCCACATAGCTGGAAGCAAAGCGGACCTCCGAAAGCCGTTTGACCACCGGCACGTTGAGGTAAGCGCTCTGCGGGCTGCGCCGCACGCCCTGCTGGGCGATCAGGCTGTTGAGCTGCGTGTCGAGCGACAGCTCCATGCACCACTCCTGCAGCACCTTGAACGTGTCGTCAAAGGACGCGCGCAGCGTTTCCAGGCTGGCGTCGTTCGCCCGCTCGATTTCGCGGGTCAGAATTTGGTTGGATTGAAGCGCCGCAATCGCCTGGGCGATTGTCGATAGAATCAGCATGAGCAGAAAAGACGCAAGCAGTACCCAGTAGACGCTGAGCCGTCTCCGTTGAAAGTGGCGCATTCCAATCCTCCCGCATCCTCAGCCTCC harbors:
- a CDS encoding cache domain-containing protein, yielding MRHFQRRRLSVYWVLLASFLLMLILSTIAQAIAALQSNQILTREIERANDASLETLRASFDDTFKVLQEWCMELSLDTQLNSLIAQQGVRRSPQSAYLNVPVVKRLSEVRFASSYVGGLYIYLLKGDYVLTPEGKYSAEEYFQKHFGDGQTLTLDAWRQMHEQPFFRKYETITAQADSALNRAFLFYSLPVGAASSHSAVLGVELSMENLNRQVTQNEWLSGAYVGIIDSSGNVISLGSGGGGYSAARSLARTACT